Part of the Natronobacterium gregoryi SP2 genome, GTGCAGACGCGACATCGCCGAGCCGCTCGGCCTCGAGCGTCTCGGCGGCTTCCCGCAACGCCTCCCGTGGCAACGCCGCCTCCTCGCCCATCTCGAGGCCGAGATGGCGGTCCGGAATCTCGAGGGCGGGGTTCGGCGGGATTCGTCCGAAGTACTCGAGGCCGTCGGGCAGTGCTTCCCGAATACCTTCCTCGTGGCGGCCGCCGTGGGCCTGCTGGGCGACGACGCCCGCGACATCGATATCGCGATCGATCGCACCGGCGTACTCGCGGAATCCGAGCGCGGTTGCGCCGACGCTCTCCATCCCCGCGCTGGCGTCGATCACCAGCACGACGGGGAGGTCGAGCGTCTCCGCGACCATCGCCGTACTCGAGCCGTCGCCGTCGTACAGCCCCATGACGCCCTCGACGACACAGACGTCGCCCTCGCCACGGGCGTAGTTGCGTCGAACGCCGGTCTCGCCCTCGAGCCACAGGTCGAGCGTCCGCGACGGCCGGTCAGCGATCGCTCCGTGGTGGCTCGGATCGATGAAGTCCGGCCCCGCCTTCGCGGGTTGGATGTCGTAACCGGCGTCCTCGAGGGCCTGGATAACCGCGAGCGTCGCGACGGTCTTGCCGACGCCGGAACTGACACCGGCGAGAACGAACCCTTGCATTCGTATTTGTATTCGTACAAGTGAACTTGAAGCCGTCGGTGGCAGCCTCGAGCGGTGTCGATCACCGACGAACTTAACCGCTCGAATCGTCTACTGCGGGTCCCGCAGATGACCGACGACACAGCACACCACCTCCGCGAGGCGCTTCGTCACCTCGAGGCGGCCCGGGACGGAGACCTCAGAAAGACTCACGATGTCGCCCTCGAGCAGGTATCGAACACCGTCGGATCGGTCCTGCAGGAGTATACAGAAGATCAGTAGCGGGATT contains:
- a CDS encoding cobyrinic acid a,c-diamide synthase — translated: MQGFVLAGVSSGVGKTVATLAVIQALEDAGYDIQPAKAGPDFIDPSHHGAIADRPSRTLDLWLEGETGVRRNYARGEGDVCVVEGVMGLYDGDGSSTAMVAETLDLPVVLVIDASAGMESVGATALGFREYAGAIDRDIDVAGVVAQQAHGGRHEEGIREALPDGLEYFGRIPPNPALEIPDRHLGLEMGEEAALPREALREAAETLEAERLGDVASAPPEPAATELPEPVDATVAVASDAAFCFRYPATVERFRERGEVVTFSPVVGDPVPDCDGVYLPGGYPELHADALESSDTLAELGDRASDGLPIFGECGGLMAMSRSLTTAKGDRHEMAGILPADVTMHDRYQALDHVELETARSTLTADAGETVRGHEFHYSSIDVDGDARFAFETVRGDGIDGDHDGLLGYESLATYAHVHPESGAFDRFLEAVVG